ATTTGGATCCTAAATGGTTTTGCTAATTTTCTGCTTAAAATTTTAGGATTTGAAGTAACGAAAGGTGAATCTGCCCATTCTTCTGAGGAATTACAATACCTCTTGGATAAAGGAAAAGAATCCGGAGCATTGGATATTTCTGAACATGAATTGATCAAAAACGTCTTCGATTTTAACGAACGTATCGTCAAGAATATTATGGTACCAAGGACAAAAATTGTCGCGGTCGAAATAACAGCAGACGCTTCAGAATTGATTGAAACCATGACGGAGGAGGGGTATTCACGTCTTCCAATCTACGAAGATAACATTGATCAAATTGTTGGTATTGTCCATACCAAGGACATCCTTCCACTTTTGGCAAAAGGCAAAGAAGTGGTGATGAGAAATATCATGCGTAAACCTTACTTTATTCCTGAAACCAAAAAAATCAATGATCTGATGGCCGAGTTTCAGCAACGACGCCTTCAATTGGCTATTGTACTCGATGAATTTGGAGGTACAGCAGGGATGGCTACCTTGGAGGATATTGTGGAGGAGTTGGTAGGTGAAATCCAAGATGAGTATGATGAGGAAACACCAGTCGTTGAACGTATATCTGAAACAGAGTATATGGTGGATGCGGGAGCTAGCATTCATGATGTGAATGAGTTTCTCCCCATTGAATTACCAGCAAGCCAGGATTACGATACAATGGCAGGATTGGTAAGTGAAATCTTTGATAAAATTCCTGAAGTAGGTGAGCGGAAGAAAGAATATGGTTATGTATTTACAATTATCCGCAAAGCCCAACAGAATATTGAATTTGTCAAACTGGAATTGGTTGAGTCTGCTGATGACGATGTAGCGGAATAAGACCACAATGAACAGTACATGCAGTTATTTTTTACACCGGAATTAAGTCCTTCTTTAGAAAATTTTATCCTCTCTGAGGAAGAAAGCAAGCATGCGGTTCGTGTGCTTCGTATGAATACGGGGGATCGTTTATATTTAATTGATGGTCGGGGCGGCCTGTACGAAGCTGAGATTATAGATCCACATCCGAAACGTACTGTACTTCGCATTTTAAGTGTCAAAGAGAACTACCAACAGCCAAACTATCATTTGCATATTGCTGTTGGACCGACCAAGAATATAGATCGTATCGAGTGGTTTTTGGAGAAAGCTACCGAGGTAGGGATTCAAGAGATTACACCTATTATCTGTGAACATTCAGAACGCAAGGAAGTAAAGTTGGACCGCTTGAATAAAGTCATTGTATCAGCCATGAAACAGTCTTTAAAAGCGTATTTACCTCAATTGAATCCCGCTGTATCGTTTAAACAGTTTATAAAGGATATTCCAAAGGATGGTACCCAAAAGGCAATTGCACACTGTGTCGATTCCGATAAGAAGTATTTGAACCAAATATTTGAACCTGGACAGCACTATATTATTTTGATAGGCCCAGAAGGAGATTTTTCAGCAGAGGAAATTGATTTAGCCTTAGCATCTGGCTTTCTACCTGTATCGCTCGGAGACGCACGTTTGCGCACAGAAACAGCGGCTTTGGCAGCTTGCCTCGAAACCTCACTAATCAATAGATAAATCTGTACGATAAAAGATCAATGTGAATCTAATCTATTTCGGATAGATGAGATCCAACATTGATTAAATGCTATTTCTATTATTTTGCGAGCTCAGCATCTATGATCTGGATTTCGGAGTTTCCTTTAAGAGGATCCTTTGTAAAAATCATCTTTCCTTTTAGTTTGATAGGATCTTCAGAAAATTTAATTGCCCCACCCTTTAAGGTTACTTCTACCATAGGCGGGATCCCGTTTGAGCCACAAAATTGACATTGCATAACAGGTAGGACAGACATCATAAAGTTTTTGTGATTACGTCCACTATGTAGCGGGACCATATAACCCGGTAATTCGACCACCTTGTTTTCAAGCGCTTTGAGCTCTTTCGGATAAAAGGGAGTATAGACCTTTTTTGCTCCGTTATAGGTTACTTTGTAAGCCATTTTATCAATAGCATCCCATGTTTTGTTCATCATGGGCGTATGATCAGGTACATCGGGATTATTACCGATCTGTGCCTGTGCTTGTATAAAGAAGCATATAAATGCAAATGCTGTAATAATTTGTTTCATTATTTTAGTATTGAGTATATATCGTATTGAGTATTGAGATTTTGGTGATGCAAATCTGAGATTTACCTCGTATATGTTATTCTTACGCTTTTATCCCAATTGCCCATTTATTCTATTTTTAACCTATTTGTTCGATAAAGTTCCTGATATACTTGTCTTATACGCCTTGATTGCAGGAATTAGAGCTGCTAGAACGCCAATGAGACAAGCTACTAACAAAAATACCAATTCTTTTGGATGTAGCTTAAAAGCTTCGATAAAATCCGCACTCTGGCTTGTTTGATTGCTGATATAATATAATGCCAAATGTGTCAATAGCAAACCTATCAGTCCACCGACAATTGTTATGGTCAAGCCTTCGAGCAGGACAATATTGAATAATTTCCCCTTAGAGGCACCTAGCGTGCGCATAATAGCAAGATCATATTTGCGTTGTTTCAGTGCATTATAGAGATTAATAAATACGCTCAGCCCTGCAATTAACATAATAACATAGGCAAGGATGGCTAATGAATCTATTCCTACACCTAGGAGTGAAAACAGACGTGTACTTTCCATTGCTGGAGAAGCAGCTTGCATATCTGTTTGTTGATCGATCATTTTGGGTAGTATACCAATAGCAGCAGGTGACTGATATTTTACTAAGATAGCGGTTATTTCCAATCCGTTTTGTTTCACCATATCGGCCCCGATAGATTTGACAAATACGCCTTCCTCTTCATGCTCATGGTCGTGATCCGAGTGATCGTGATGTTCTTTTGCTACTGTTGTTGTCTGAGCCGAAGAATTTTCCGTAAGGTCTTCGCCGTGGTGATGTTGGTGTGCTTTGACGGTCTCTTCTCTATCTTCTTCGCGCTCACGTTGTTCTTTCTGGGCTGGGGTTTCATGGTCTTCATGCGCATGTGCGATGCCATGAACATACCAGACGCTCTCGAGGTTGGTCAATATGAGGTTGTCCGTTATGTTGTTATTTTGCTTTAGAATACCGACGATCGTAAAAGGATGTTCGTCATGGCTATGACCATCTTTGCTCAGCCCATGAGAGCTGTTGATTTGGTCACCTAGTTTAAAGTGGTGTTTTTTTGCGACCTGCTCACCAATAACAACCTCAAAGTTTTTTTGCCAAATGCGGCCTTCGTTTATTTTAGTATCGTAAATCGTTAGAAAGGAAGAATCTGTCCCCACAATACGGTGTCCTTTAAAATTATCGCCAAGGGATAACGGAACCGCCAATTGGACAAGCGGATTCTGGCGTAATGGTTCGAGTTCATCTAAGGGGATATTTCCTGTTGGATTGTCGATATGATATACGCTGGACAAGATCAATTGAAGTGGACTACCTTTGGCTCCGATGACAAGGTCAATGTTCTTACTGTTGTTGTCAAGTTGTTTTTCAAATGTTTCACCTGTGATAGAGAGCACAGCAAGTATGGAGATTCCAAAAGCTGTCAGTAAAATGCTCAAAAAGACAGAACCAAATTGTCTACTTAAATTTTTCCAAACCAACTGTATCGTGTTCATAGCAAATGTTGAATAAAAAAGGGTGAATATGGGCTGTAAGCAATTATTTTAAGAGATACATTTTTGAAAACTGATCCTTGATCCGTTTATCGTGTGTTGTGATCAACAACGTTGAGCCAGCGGTATCTGCGATGTCCAAAAGAAGTTCTAGTACGCGATTTGTATTATTATCATCTAAAGCTGCTGTAGGTTCATCGGCAATGAGTAGGGCCGGTTTATTAATGACACTACGTGCAATCGCGGCACGTTGCAATTGACCACGGCTCAGTTCATTTGGATAGGCCGCGGTTTTGTGGTCCAACTGCAATTGTTTCAATACCTGATGAATCTCATCTACATTGACTTTTTTTCCAGCCAGCGACTGTGCTAATTTGATATTTTCTAGCAAAGTTAAATTTTTGAGAAGGTGAGCTTCCTGGAAGATAAACCCAATATATTGCGATCTGAACTTGTCTAGTTTACTATTTGATAATAGGGCAAGATCTTGACCATTAATTTTAACATGACCAGTATCAGGTCGGGATAGGCCACCTAACATATTCAGTAAGGTTGTTTTACCTGTACCTGAATCTCCTAATAGTAGTGTATGTTGTCCTTTCTCGATATGGATGTCAGGAAATTCGATGCTTTTTGCATTGGTATATCGGAATGTTAGCTGCTCAGTAGATACGATCGGATTGCTCATATGCTCAAAAATTGAAAATATATTCAAACTTAGAGAAATTGCTTTGCATATGCAATATTATTGCAATAATAAGATCATTCTTGCTTCTAAACAATAGGATGAACGAATATCTATTCTTATCGAATTACAATGATATCTATAAGTAAATGTACTAAAACCTAAAACTGACCTTTATATGTTAATAACTTTTCGACTTAATAATTTTATTACACTTCATTAATATGATCTCATCGAAATAATAGAATAATTGCTCAAATGCTTCTTCAGACGGGATTTCATCTAAAATTTTAAGTTGGAATCTACAAGGTAACATTAAATTAACAAGTGGTTTACGTAATGGTAATTCGTTGTTAATGTTAATATAATATTCTGCCAATAGCTTTGCAGAAACAAAAAACAAAATAAATTGGAACCACAATTACAACTTAAAAGAATCGCTGCTGCCATTACGTTCGTCGTAGCTGCGTCAACAACAGTTTATGCACAAGGGAGTGGGAAGGTTGCAGGTAAAGTTACAAATGTCAAGACAGGAGAAACCATCGCGGGGGTGACGGTAAAGGTTCTCGGCACAGCACGTGTAGGAAGTTCGGATGTAACAGGTAATTATAATATTCCTGCAGTACCAGCAGGAAAATACACATTAGAATTTAGCTATTTGGGTTTTGCGACGAAGCAAATCACTGATGTAGAGATTAAGGATAAGGATGTTACCAATTTGGATGTGGTTCTTGACAACTCTGAAGGCAAAGTTTTGGACCAGGTTGTTGTTACGGGATCTTTTAAGAAAGAATCCATCAGTGCATTGTATGCACAACAGAAAAATAGCATTTCAATTTCAGATGGTATTTCAGCTGAAGTAATAAAGAAGACACCAGATAAAAATACGGGTGAAGTATTAAAGCGTGTTAGTGGAGCCAGTGTTCAAGATAATAAATTCATTATTATCCGTGGTCTAAGTGATCGTTATAATTCGGCATTATTAAATAATAGTCCACTGCCTAGTACAGAGCCTGATCGCAAAGCATTTTCCTTTGATATTATTCCTTCATCTTTGATAGACAATATCGTTATTAGTAAGACTGCTACACCAGATTTACCTGGTGATCTTACAGGTGGGGCAGCTAATATTAAAACGAAAGATTTTCCAGATAAAAAAACAATAGAAATCAGTGTGGGTTTAGGAGGAAACACACAAACAACATTTAAGGATTTTTATGGAAGTAAACGGACAGTTGGTAATTATTTTGGATTTAAAAATCCAGATAATAATTTACCATCAAATTTTCCGAAAAGTAGAGACCTATATACAAACCTACCCGCGAGCGAGAAAGCTGATTACACCAGAGGGTTTAAAAATACTTGGGGATACGAGAATCTAGGTAAATCTTTACCTTATCAAAATCTTCAATTTATTTATGGAAATTCATTCTTATTGAGAAATGATGGTAAATTGGGGTTGATCACATCATTAACTTATAG
The window above is part of the Sphingobacterium sp. ML3W genome. Proteins encoded here:
- a CDS encoding hemolysin family protein translates to MALDIFVTLFLVLANGFFVAAEFAIVKVRISQIEVQAKTGSKVATIAKSITEHLDGYLAATQLGITLSSLALGWVGEAVMTQIVQGALGFFGVELTGTIATKAGHVLAFAIITVLHIVFGELAPKSIAIQKPVATTMKIAVPLQFFYFIFRPFIWILNGFANFLLKILGFEVTKGESAHSSEELQYLLDKGKESGALDISEHELIKNVFDFNERIVKNIMVPRTKIVAVEITADASELIETMTEEGYSRLPIYEDNIDQIVGIVHTKDILPLLAKGKEVVMRNIMRKPYFIPETKKINDLMAEFQQRRLQLAIVLDEFGGTAGMATLEDIVEELVGEIQDEYDEETPVVERISETEYMVDAGASIHDVNEFLPIELPASQDYDTMAGLVSEIFDKIPEVGERKKEYGYVFTIIRKAQQNIEFVKLELVESADDDVAE
- a CDS encoding ATP-binding cassette domain-containing protein, with amino-acid sequence MSNPIVSTEQLTFRYTNAKSIEFPDIHIEKGQHTLLLGDSGTGKTTLLNMLGGLSRPDTGHVKINGQDLALLSNSKLDKFRSQYIGFIFQEAHLLKNLTLLENIKLAQSLAGKKVNVDEIHQVLKQLQLDHKTAAYPNELSRGQLQRAAIARSVINKPALLIADEPTAALDDNNTNRVLELLLDIADTAGSTLLITTHDKRIKDQFSKMYLLK
- a CDS encoding 16S rRNA (uracil(1498)-N(3))-methyltransferase, which translates into the protein MQLFFTPELSPSLENFILSEEESKHAVRVLRMNTGDRLYLIDGRGGLYEAEIIDPHPKRTVLRILSVKENYQQPNYHLHIAVGPTKNIDRIEWFLEKATEVGIQEITPIICEHSERKEVKLDRLNKVIVSAMKQSLKAYLPQLNPAVSFKQFIKDIPKDGTQKAIAHCVDSDKKYLNQIFEPGQHYIILIGPEGDFSAEEIDLALASGFLPVSLGDARLRTETAALAACLETSLINR
- a CDS encoding FtsX-like permease family protein; the protein is MNTIQLVWKNLSRQFGSVFLSILLTAFGISILAVLSITGETFEKQLDNNSKNIDLVIGAKGSPLQLILSSVYHIDNPTGNIPLDELEPLRQNPLVQLAVPLSLGDNFKGHRIVGTDSSFLTIYDTKINEGRIWQKNFEVVIGEQVAKKHHFKLGDQINSSHGLSKDGHSHDEHPFTIVGILKQNNNITDNLILTNLESVWYVHGIAHAHEDHETPAQKEQREREEDREETVKAHQHHHGEDLTENSSAQTTTVAKEHHDHSDHDHEHEEEGVFVKSIGADMVKQNGLEITAILVKYQSPAAIGILPKMIDQQTDMQAASPAMESTRLFSLLGVGIDSLAILAYVIMLIAGLSVFINLYNALKQRKYDLAIMRTLGASKGKLFNIVLLEGLTITIVGGLIGLLLTHLALYYISNQTSQSADFIEAFKLHPKELVFLLVACLIGVLAALIPAIKAYKTSISGTLSNK